The stretch of DNA GCACGGGTATTTCCGAAACTCCCTTCAATGCTTTAGAAATCAATGCTTTTCCAAACCCTTCATCCGACTTGATTGCCGTTCAGTTGGGCGGCTTGGTGGAAGATGATTTGCAGGTGGATTTGCTGGACATTGCAGGAAAAGTAGTAAGTTCTACCAAAATCAGCAAAGGTAGAACGATTGCCTATTTTGATGTTCAAACGGTTTATGCGGGTGTTTACTTTATCCGAATTTCCAGCAATGGGTTTCATACTATTAAGAAGGTGATTGTGGGTAAGGATTTTTAAAAGAACCTTGTTGATAGAGGAATTTGTTATTTTTGATGAATTGGAGAGAAGCCTCTTTTCACGAGCAGCTGCCTTTATGAGTAATTTAAACAAGATGACAAGAAAAAATTTCATCAAAATTTGTGGAATTCTTGGAGTGAGTATTCCATTTCAAGCTTCGTTGAGTTCCTGCGAGAAAGAGGATATAGATGCGCCTAACTTTTCGGGAAAGGTACTCATTATTGGTGCGGGGGCAGGAGGGCTGTCTTCGGGCTATTTGCTCAAACAACAGGGAATAGAATTTGAAATATTGGAAGCGTCGCCAGACTATGGGGGGAGAATGAAAATCAATACAGACTTTGCTGATTTTCCCATACCCTTGGGGGCAGAGTGGCTGCATACAGATACCAGTATCTTTCAAAAAATGGTGAACGATTCGGCTATTCAGGTCAATGTGAATACGGTTAACTACAATAGTGAAACAGACACGAATGCACTTTGGGAGGATGGGGAATTGACTGTTAGCGGGCTCGATGATTCGGATATCAAATTTGTCAATTCCTCTTGGTTCAATTTTTTTGACGAATACATCGTTCCTTTTATTGCAGACCGCATAAGCTACAATACCATTGTTCAATCCATTGATTACTCAGGCGAACAAGCAGTCGTTCATACACAAAACGGACAGTATATAGCGGATAAGGTAATTGTCTCCGTACCACTTAAAATTCTACAAGATGGAGACATTGGTTTTCAACCAACATTGCCGCAAGATAAATTAGATGCGATAGCAGAACCTCTTATTTGGGCAGGATTCAAGGCATTTATTGAATTTTCTGAAAAATTTTATGATACCCAAATTGACGTTGAAATAAGCCCTGCAAGTGATGGAGAAAAACTGTATTATGATGCTGCTTATGGTCAAAATACCTCCAAACATATATTAGGTCTGTTTGCCGTTGGCAAACCTGCGTTGGATTATATGATTCTTTCTGGAGATGCATTGAGGGATTTTATGCTCAGTGAATTGGACGACATGTATTCAAATCAAGCAACGCCCAATTACCAGAAACACATTACCCAAAATTGGAACAACGAACCTTTCATTAAAGGTGGCTATATGACTTCTCATGCAGATTGGAGAACTGTAAGGGAACTCGGTAAGTCCGTAGCGGATAAAATTTACTTTGCAGGTGGAGCCTACACCGATGGCGAAGATTGGGTTGCTGTCCATACCATTGCACAGTCTGCAAAGGATGCAGTGGAAGAAATTGTTAATGGCTGAATATTTTGATAGCTCGCTAAATCTATATAACCTCAAGGTATTTAGCGAGCTATCCTGTGAAGTATTTTTACTGATTCCCAAAGTCAAATAGCCAAAGTTGTTGGCAATTAATACTCGTTATAAAAACATTTGAAATTTATAGTATTATAGGTTTACTCTTATTTAAGTTTCGCATCGCCACTTAAAAAAGTAAGCATTTGTTAGTTAATTGTTTTTATGTTTTAATATAAGATATTTATAGATGTTGATAGATTATAAATAATTGTAAATAAGCCACTTAGTTATGTTTTTCCATTTAGGTTCTAAACAAATGCTTATCTCCTATTCATCTTGTACTTTAAGCTGCACCATACCCGAAAATAATTGCCTGAAATCGTTGTCATGAATAATTAACTGCAAGACCAGTTCCATATCACATTCTATCTTTTGAACCAATCGTGTGAGAATAGAAATCATGATTTGCCACAGCCTTTGAGCAATCGTTGCTTGAATATATTGGTCTCTGATAGCTCTGAATAAGCCGCCAATCGTTTCATAATCTGAAAAGCGTTTATGCAAACTCAACATAACATATTGAATCAAAGTTAAAGTGGTATGAGCAATATGAGCATCAAAATCTCTGGAAGCACATTTTTGAATACCTAAAAGTTGCTTTACTTCTTTGAAAAAGACCTCAATAGACCATCGAATAGCATAGATTTCCATAGCCTGAGTAAAACGAAGGCTTGTTTGGGTAGTCAGTAAAAGTCTCCATTTGCTTCGTTTAGTATACCTAACAAAAAACAACTTGACTTCCATACCTTTATAATCCACCACCACGGTATAATAATAACACCCAAGTAGGCGGCATCTTTTGGGCTTACGTTTATGAACTTTTCGCAATGTTTTTAAAATCTGCCCAGCTGACATTTCTTTGGATAAATAGTTGTATTTGGCATTGCCCATTTTACAAGCAGCCACTATGTGAATGACTCCTTGTCGAAGTAAACGGATAGCCTTCAATGTTTTTTCGCAGCAGAACCAAGCATCAAACAACACATAATCAGGTACATATCCATGTTTCAATGCTCTTTTTATCATGCTGATTAGTTGGCTATTCTTATCCCTATCCAATTCCTTAAACCGTTCATAACCTGCCGATAATTTAGCTCTAATTTTACGATATTGTTTTTTGAGCGCCCTAACAGGTAAACCAAAACGATAGCGTTGGCGATTTTGCCCTTCTCGGTGCAAGGAAAAATCTAAAGGTCGAAAGTTGATTCCATCAAAATAGCCTAAGACCAAGAGTTTGAAGCCCAAAACAGTACATTTGAGAGAATGGTCATGAACTTTACTGATACCTTCGATGGTTTTGCCTGTATGGTTCACTGGGCTATCATCAGCAGTCAAACACTTGTACTTCGGTTTCATCCCTTTTCTTTCCTCCTCACTCAATTTCACCATATGTTTGTCAGCCAGCTCATTATAGCGTTTATTAAATCGGTATAGAAGCTTACGCCAATTTATCCATTCATTGTTTTTTAAACGATACAAACAATCTTTTGCTCCTTCAAAAACATGACTGTAAGCACCATTCGAGAATCCATGAATACTATCGACTCCCAAAAAAGGAAGCAGCAGCAGTGTGAGCATTAGCACAGAAATAGGATAACCTTGGGTTTTGAGTAAGTCTAAGGGATAGCACAAGCTTTTCAATTGAAAGGGTTCATAAGCTCGGGCTAAAGCATCTACAATATTATTTTTTTTCAGTAGGCTTTTAATTTCGTGTACTTTTTGTATCTTGCAATCAGGCAGCATAATTTTTGTATTTTGTTTATAGTGAATCAAATATACATATTTTATGCTGTTTTTCCTCTTTAACAAACAAGTTAATTTCCTTCAAAACACTTTGTGTGTAAATAAATTATAAATATTTATTTACAGTAATTATAGTGACGAAAAAGTGCTTTCCTTAAATGGAATTCGAGATTTAGGAGAGTAATTTACAAAGATTTAGCTCATTTAAGCCGATTGTATATAATTATTTTAAGCCTCTTTTTCAGTAAAAAAGTAGGTGCGAAACTTAAGACTCTTAAATCCAATCACTAATTGAAGCGTGACCATTCAAGGTATAAATGTGACATCTTTTTGAAAAAAATAATAACCATCAAATAAACAATCCCCCTCCGTCTATAAAAGACAAAGGGGGATTGTTTATTTGCATATCAAAGAATGCATACAGGAAGTAAAAACATCCAGTATTTACTCTCCAATCATTCTCTTACATCATACCACCCATACCGCCTGGCATTCCGCCTCCGCCGTGCATGTGAGGAGCTTCTTCTTGTGGTTTGTCCACAATCAAACACTCGGTCGTCAACAACATACTGGCGATAGAAGCTGCATTCTCCAAAGCAACACGGGTAACTTTGGTTGGGTCAATTACTCCTTCTTCGAGCAAGTTGCCATAGGTTTCAGTACGAGCATTGAAGCCAAAAGCGCCTGAACCTTCTTTCACTTTCTGTACGATGACCGAACCTTCCAAACCAGCATTGGCACAAATTTGGCGTAAAGGCTCTTCAATAGAACGTTTCACGATTTCGATACCAGTTGTTTCATCGTCATTGCTACCTTTCAAACCTTCCAAAGAAGCGATGGCTCTGATAAACGCAACACCACCACCTGCAACAATACCTTCTTCAACAGCTGCACGAGTAGCGTGAAGTGCATCGTCCACACGGTCTTTCTTTTCTTTCATTTCGACCTCAGTAGGTGCGCCTACATACAATACTGCTACACCACCTGACAATTTAGCCAAACGCTCTTGCAATTTTTCACGGTCGTAATCAGAAGTAGTAGATTCTGTTTGTGCTTTGATTTGACCAACTCTTGCAGCAATGCTTTCAGAGTCACCCTTACCATCCACAATCGTTGTATTGTCTTTGTTGATGACCACTTTATCTGCACGACCTAAGAAAGTTAGGTCAGCATTCTCCAATTTGTAGCCACGCTCTTCAGAAATCACAATACCACCTGTCAAAACGGCAATATCTTCCAACATGGCTTTTCTTCTGTCACCAAAACCTGGAGCTTTCACTGCTGCAACTTTCAGCGCACCACGGATTTTGTTTACCACCAAAGTAGCCAATGCTTCTCCGTCAATGTCTTCTGCAATGATCAACAATGGACGACCTGTTTGTGCTACCTTTTCCAAAATAGGTAACAAGTCTTTCATGCTGGAAACCTTTTTGTCGTAAATCAACAAGTAAGGGCTTTCCAAATCCGCTTCCATTTTTTCGGCATTGGTCACAAAGTAAGGAGATAAGTATCCTCTGTCAAACTGCATACCTTCCACTACTTCAACATAGGTATCTGTACCTTTGGCTTCTTCAACAGTGATGACTCCTTCTTTCTTCACTTTCTCCATCGCTTGAGCAATCAATTTACCAACTTCTGCATCATTATTTGCAGAGATAGTACCGACTTGCTCAATTTTTTTATTGTCGTCACCCACTTGTTGTGATTGACTTTGAAGACTTTCTACTACTACTTTCACTGCTTTGTCAATACCGCGTTTCAAATCCATAGGATTTGCACCTGCAGCCAAGCTTTTCAAACCAGCTGTCACGATAGCTTGTGACAAAACCGTTGCAGTAGTCGTACCGTCACCTGCCACATCAGAAGTTTTAGAAGCTACTTCTTTCACCATCTGTGCGCCCAAGTTTTCCATTGGATCTTCCAATTCAATTTCCTTGGCTACTGTCACACCGTCTTTGGTGATGATTGGAGAGCCAAATTTCTTTTCGATTACTACATTTCGCCCTTTAGGACCCAAAGTTACTTTTACCGAATCAGCTAGAGCATCTACACCTCTTTTCAATTTTTCTCTTGCTTCGGTATTGAATTTAATTAACTTCGCCATAATTTTATAAGCTATTTTTTACTATGTTTTTTATTAAAATTTTAAGAGTTAAACCTTTTTATTTGTAAAGCAGTCGTTCGCCGTCAAGCGTTGTCCGTCCACCGTCCAAAGATTTAGACTACTGCAAAAATATCAGACTCACGCATGATAAGGTAATCGCTACCGTCAACTGTCAATTCTGTACCTGCATATTTGCCGTACAATACTGTGTCGCCTACTTGAACCATCATTGGCTCATCTTTTTTACCTGGGCCAACTGCTTTTACAATGCCTTTTT from Chitinophagales bacterium encodes:
- a CDS encoding co-chaperone GroES, giving the protein MSLNIKPLADRVVIEPAQAETTTKGGIIIPDTAKEKPQKGIVKAVGPGKKDEPMMVQVGDTVLYGKYAGTELTVDGSDYLIMRESDIFAVV
- a CDS encoding FAD-dependent oxidoreductase, which gives rise to MTRKNFIKICGILGVSIPFQASLSSCEKEDIDAPNFSGKVLIIGAGAGGLSSGYLLKQQGIEFEILEASPDYGGRMKINTDFADFPIPLGAEWLHTDTSIFQKMVNDSAIQVNVNTVNYNSETDTNALWEDGELTVSGLDDSDIKFVNSSWFNFFDEYIVPFIADRISYNTIVQSIDYSGEQAVVHTQNGQYIADKVIVSVPLKILQDGDIGFQPTLPQDKLDAIAEPLIWAGFKAFIEFSEKFYDTQIDVEISPASDGEKLYYDAAYGQNTSKHILGLFAVGKPALDYMILSGDALRDFMLSELDDMYSNQATPNYQKHITQNWNNEPFIKGGYMTSHADWRTVRELGKSVADKIYFAGGAYTDGEDWVAVHTIAQSAKDAVEEIVNG
- a CDS encoding transposase; the protein is MLPDCKIQKVHEIKSLLKKNNIVDALARAYEPFQLKSLCYPLDLLKTQGYPISVLMLTLLLLPFLGVDSIHGFSNGAYSHVFEGAKDCLYRLKNNEWINWRKLLYRFNKRYNELADKHMVKLSEEERKGMKPKYKCLTADDSPVNHTGKTIEGISKVHDHSLKCTVLGFKLLVLGYFDGINFRPLDFSLHREGQNRQRYRFGLPVRALKKQYRKIRAKLSAGYERFKELDRDKNSQLISMIKRALKHGYVPDYVLFDAWFCCEKTLKAIRLLRQGVIHIVAACKMGNAKYNYLSKEMSAGQILKTLRKVHKRKPKRCRLLGCYYYTVVVDYKGMEVKLFFVRYTKRSKWRLLLTTQTSLRFTQAMEIYAIRWSIEVFFKEVKQLLGIQKCASRDFDAHIAHTTLTLIQYVMLSLHKRFSDYETIGGLFRAIRDQYIQATIAQRLWQIMISILTRLVQKIECDMELVLQLIIHDNDFRQLFSGMVQLKVQDE
- the groL gene encoding chaperonin GroEL (60 kDa chaperone family; promotes refolding of misfolded polypeptides especially under stressful conditions; forms two stacked rings of heptamers to form a barrel-shaped 14mer; ends can be capped by GroES; misfolded proteins enter the barrel where they are refolded when GroES binds), whose product is MAKLIKFNTEAREKLKRGVDALADSVKVTLGPKGRNVVIEKKFGSPIITKDGVTVAKEIELEDPMENLGAQMVKEVASKTSDVAGDGTTTATVLSQAIVTAGLKSLAAGANPMDLKRGIDKAVKVVVESLQSQSQQVGDDNKKIEQVGTISANNDAEVGKLIAQAMEKVKKEGVITVEEAKGTDTYVEVVEGMQFDRGYLSPYFVTNAEKMEADLESPYLLIYDKKVSSMKDLLPILEKVAQTGRPLLIIAEDIDGEALATLVVNKIRGALKVAAVKAPGFGDRRKAMLEDIAVLTGGIVISEERGYKLENADLTFLGRADKVVINKDNTTIVDGKGDSESIAARVGQIKAQTESTTSDYDREKLQERLAKLSGGVAVLYVGAPTEVEMKEKKDRVDDALHATRAAVEEGIVAGGGVAFIRAIASLEGLKGSNDDETTGIEIVKRSIEEPLRQICANAGLEGSVIVQKVKEGSGAFGFNARTETYGNLLEEGVIDPTKVTRVALENAASIASMLLTTECLIVDKPQEEAPHMHGGGGMPGGMGGMM